A genomic window from Brevibacillus agri includes:
- a CDS encoding DoxX family protein, with protein sequence MENRFEWSALVLRIVVGLTFAIHGVAKFQMGLENVAGFFGTLGLPAFIAYLVAFLEVVGGIALIAGLGTRVFSAALAVVMIGAVAKAKLAAGFMGGESGAGYELELALFAILLALSISGSSKFGLDQILFGKRSGKV encoded by the coding sequence ATGGAAAATCGTTTTGAATGGAGCGCTCTTGTTTTGCGCATCGTCGTTGGCCTTACGTTTGCCATCCACGGCGTCGCCAAATTTCAGATGGGACTCGAAAACGTGGCCGGATTCTTTGGCACGCTGGGACTGCCTGCATTTATCGCCTATCTGGTTGCTTTCCTGGAGGTTGTCGGCGGGATCGCCCTGATCGCCGGACTTGGCACTCGCGTCTTTTCCGCCGCGCTGGCTGTCGTCATGATTGGTGCCGTTGCCAAAGCAAAGCTGGCAGCCGGCTTCATGGGTGGAGAAAGCGGCGCTGGCTATGAGCTGGAGCTTGCGCTGTTCGCCATCCTGCTCGCGCTCAGCATTAGCGGCAGCTCCAAGTTTGGACTCGATCAAATTTTGTTTGGAAAAAGATCGGGTAAGGTGTAG
- a CDS encoding histidinol phosphate phosphatase domain-containing protein translates to MLIDYHLHLEEGPYSLRWLERTNAALDYFYPLTEPRHTRAWLQDSLARLNNRLSLGAYDPSWLDLYLREALHKGLKEVGIVDHLYRFREARPYFEQFMELGDTDLGRLQRTWLNQVCTESLGDFCAAIEAAKPRWAASGVELRLGIEADYFVGGEAELQCLLTGASWDYVIGSVHFLHGWGFDNPETRHLFEQHDLKQLYADFFHTVECMVKSGLFDFVAHLDNLKVFSYRPAESELVSYYHRIAAALKETDTATEINAGLYYRYPVQEMCPSPAFLDVLVAHGVPLTLSSDAHFPDDIGRYVAANLETIRALGVAEVATFSGRQRVMKAIR, encoded by the coding sequence ATGCTGATCGACTACCATCTTCATCTGGAAGAAGGGCCTTATTCGTTGCGTTGGCTCGAGCGTACCAATGCGGCTCTCGACTACTTTTACCCGTTGACTGAACCTCGACATACCCGCGCCTGGCTGCAGGACAGTCTGGCGCGATTAAATAACCGTTTGTCTCTGGGCGCATACGATCCGTCCTGGCTCGATCTGTATTTGCGGGAGGCGCTGCACAAAGGCTTGAAGGAAGTGGGGATTGTCGATCATTTATACCGCTTTCGCGAAGCCCGTCCGTACTTTGAGCAGTTTATGGAGCTTGGCGACACTGATTTGGGCCGTTTGCAGCGCACCTGGCTCAATCAAGTGTGTACCGAGAGCCTCGGCGACTTTTGCGCCGCCATCGAGGCAGCAAAGCCGCGCTGGGCGGCAAGCGGCGTGGAGCTGCGGCTGGGGATCGAAGCGGATTACTTCGTCGGCGGGGAAGCGGAATTGCAGTGCTTGCTGACAGGCGCTTCGTGGGATTATGTAATCGGCTCTGTCCACTTTTTGCACGGATGGGGCTTCGACAATCCCGAGACGCGCCATCTGTTTGAGCAGCATGACCTGAAGCAGCTATACGCGGACTTTTTCCACACGGTCGAATGCATGGTCAAAAGCGGGCTGTTCGACTTTGTCGCCCATCTGGACAATCTGAAAGTGTTCTCCTATCGCCCTGCGGAGTCGGAGCTTGTTTCGTATTACCACAGGATCGCCGCCGCTTTGAAAGAAACGGATACGGCGACGGAGATCAACGCGGGGCTGTATTACCGCTATCCCGTACAGGAGATGTGCCCCAGCCCGGCTTTTCTGGACGTTCTCGTGGCGCATGGCGTTCCGCTGACGCTCTCGTCGGATGCGCATTTTCCCGACGATATCGGGAGGTATGTGGCGGCGAATTTGGAGACGATTCGTGCGCTTGGGGTGGCGGAGGTTGCTACTTTTTCTGGTCGTCAACGGGTTATGAAGGCGATTCGGTAG
- a CDS encoding DeoR/GlpR family DNA-binding transcription regulator codes for MTLLPEERQQVILDELNRHGKIQVMNLAKSLAVTPETIRRDLDQLEQQRMLKRVYGGAIPYHLANREPHFEKKQAIQQAAKTKIGQIAAELLSDGDTIALDVGTTTLELARAIKGLNQLTIVTNSLPAASLLNELLEANQFNGQVIMLGGLTHPAQQSVAGAFTCELLSRFHFDKAFISCGGMTADGFTDYDMEETLCSTMMVQRAEQVYVLGDASKIGQTQFFRICGWADVSAVVCDQPMPDEWLSSGMQTTWISEHPRRRDFPC; via the coding sequence ATGACACTATTGCCTGAAGAACGACAGCAAGTGATTTTGGACGAACTGAACCGCCACGGTAAAATTCAGGTGATGAATCTGGCCAAAAGCCTGGCAGTGACGCCGGAGACTATTCGGCGCGATCTGGACCAACTGGAACAGCAGCGCATGCTAAAGCGAGTGTACGGAGGAGCCATCCCTTATCATTTGGCGAATCGGGAGCCGCACTTTGAAAAGAAACAGGCGATTCAACAGGCGGCGAAAACGAAAATCGGGCAAATCGCGGCTGAGCTTTTATCTGACGGAGACACGATCGCGCTCGACGTCGGGACGACGACACTGGAGCTGGCGCGTGCGATCAAGGGTCTAAACCAGTTGACGATTGTCACCAATTCGCTGCCTGCTGCTTCTTTGTTAAACGAGCTGTTGGAAGCGAACCAATTCAACGGGCAGGTAATTATGCTGGGCGGCCTGACCCATCCCGCGCAACAATCCGTCGCCGGGGCGTTTACGTGCGAGCTGCTCTCGCGCTTTCATTTTGACAAAGCGTTTATTTCCTGCGGAGGAATGACGGCTGACGGCTTTACCGACTACGACATGGAAGAAACGTTGTGCTCCACCATGATGGTGCAACGCGCCGAGCAAGTCTACGTATTGGGGGACGCCTCCAAGATCGGCCAAACGCAATTTTTCCGCATTTGCGGCTGGGCGGATGTCAGCGCGGTCGTCTGTGACCAGCCGATGCCGGATGAATGGCTCTCGTCGGGCATGCAAACCACATGGATAAGCGAACATCCGCGAAGGAGAGACTTCCCATGCTGA
- a CDS encoding ABC transporter ATP-binding protein, giving the protein MSYVQIEHLSKTFHGQNVLKQLELAIEKGELVTLLGPSGCGKSTLLRILSGLTAPDTGTIYIDGKDVTDVSPKNREIGMVFQSYALFPNLTVSQNIAFGLEMNKIPKADIRQRVQEMIELVGLTGKEQNYPRELSGGQQQRVALARSLVTRPKVLLLDEPLSALDAQIRKNLQKQLRTIQRELNMTTVLVTHDQEEAMAVSDRIYIMNGGRIVQHGSPHEIYTQPRSEFVARFIGNYNVLTAEQLNRIAPDLAAPAAERFAIRPETFREQRMAAEDIRLTGNIAHVTMLGNVTRYELNIGEVPVLVDSLHLSYEPEQAGATKTLYLCPKDVIPLYDTIA; this is encoded by the coding sequence ATGAGTTACGTCCAAATCGAACATCTGTCCAAAACCTTTCACGGCCAAAACGTGCTGAAGCAGCTCGAGCTTGCCATTGAAAAAGGCGAGCTGGTTACCTTGCTTGGCCCCAGCGGGTGCGGCAAAAGTACGTTGCTCCGCATCCTCAGCGGTCTGACTGCCCCTGATACGGGCACGATCTACATTGACGGCAAAGACGTGACAGACGTGTCGCCCAAAAACAGGGAGATCGGCATGGTGTTCCAATCGTATGCGCTTTTTCCCAATCTGACGGTCAGTCAAAACATTGCCTTTGGCCTGGAAATGAACAAAATCCCGAAGGCGGACATTCGGCAGCGCGTGCAGGAAATGATCGAACTGGTGGGGCTTACGGGAAAAGAGCAAAACTATCCGCGTGAATTGTCTGGCGGTCAGCAGCAGCGCGTGGCACTCGCCCGTTCTCTGGTCACGCGGCCCAAGGTGCTTCTGCTGGACGAGCCGCTCAGTGCGCTGGATGCGCAGATTCGCAAAAATTTGCAAAAGCAACTGCGCACGATTCAACGCGAGCTGAACATGACGACGGTGCTGGTGACGCACGATCAGGAAGAGGCCATGGCTGTCAGTGACCGCATCTACATCATGAATGGCGGACGAATCGTTCAGCACGGCAGTCCGCATGAGATATACACCCAGCCACGCTCGGAATTTGTCGCCCGTTTTATCGGGAATTACAACGTACTGACCGCCGAGCAGTTGAACCGAATCGCGCCTGATCTGGCCGCTCCGGCAGCCGAACGCTTCGCCATCCGTCCGGAGACGTTTCGCGAACAGCGGATGGCTGCGGAGGACATCCGCTTGACCGGAAATATTGCCCATGTAACCATGCTCGGCAACGTTACCCGTTACGAGCTGAACATTGGCGAAGTTCCCGTGCTGGTGGACTCCCTGCACCTGTCCTATGAGCCGGAGCAGGCAGGCGCAACCAAAACATTGTACTTATGTCCCAAGGATGTGATTCCGCTTTATGACACTATTGCCTGA
- a CDS encoding ABC transporter permease, which produces MKRIGLPSLSFALVMLYLFLPVAATVLYSLATEWNSTVLPEGLTGKWFAELYGDPRFLQAFGRSFLLSSLTTVAAVVIIVPAVFSIVVYAPRLERLVQLFVMLTYAVPGVIMAVGLIRTYSGSGIPMIFITAGAYLVGLLPYLYQGTRNSLLALQARSLMEAAELLGASRWQAFVRIIVPNIMSGILVSALLSFSILFGEFVLINILVGGRFETLQLYLYAKLSTSGHIASAITVTYFALMAVITGLIVKFTRRSFARKEVS; this is translated from the coding sequence TTGAAGCGGATTGGTTTGCCGTCCTTGTCGTTTGCGTTGGTCATGCTGTATTTGTTTTTGCCTGTAGCGGCTACCGTGCTGTATTCGCTGGCAACCGAGTGGAACAGCACGGTTTTGCCGGAAGGGCTTACGGGAAAATGGTTCGCGGAGCTGTATGGCGACCCGCGGTTTTTGCAGGCATTCGGACGCTCCTTTTTGCTTAGCTCCCTGACGACTGTCGCTGCCGTCGTCATTATCGTTCCGGCTGTTTTTTCAATCGTCGTCTACGCTCCCCGGCTGGAGAGGCTCGTTCAGCTTTTTGTCATGCTCACCTACGCCGTTCCGGGTGTCATTATGGCGGTCGGCCTGATTCGCACTTATTCAGGCAGCGGGATTCCGATGATTTTCATCACGGCCGGAGCGTATCTGGTCGGTCTGCTGCCGTATCTGTATCAAGGAACGCGGAACAGCCTGCTTGCTCTGCAAGCCCGTTCGTTGATGGAGGCGGCCGAGCTGCTGGGCGCGAGCCGCTGGCAGGCGTTCGTGCGGATTATCGTTCCGAATATCATGTCCGGGATTCTCGTGTCTGCGCTCTTGTCGTTCTCTATTTTGTTCGGGGAATTTGTCCTGATTAACATTTTGGTGGGCGGCAGATTCGAAACCTTGCAGTTGTATTTGTACGCCAAGCTATCGACAAGCGGGCATATCGCCAGCGCGATTACCGTCACTTATTTTGCCCTGATGGCTGTCATCACCGGGCTGATTGTAAAATTCACGCGCCGAAGTTTCGCACGCAAGGAGGTTTCTTGA
- a CDS encoding ABC transporter permease: MKRFVSMLLVTTIPFFAMIALFLLVPLLSMIGGSFQAEGDGGFTFSHYREIFANPYYLQAFENSVLISLLSSLIGIVAAVFATYAITRFPQSLQQRVLVITNLTSNFAGIPLAFAFIVLLGNSGLFVLLAKQLGIDFGQSFTLYSWSGLTLVYIYFQLPLAVMLLYPLYHAIQKQWMEAAELLGASPWNFWLRIGFPVLLPGIVGTFSILFANAMGAYASAYALTGSNYNLVPIRIGALVSGDIFARPELGSALAVLLGLTLAAALLVNEWLTRKIRRDLS, from the coding sequence ATGAAACGATTTGTCAGCATGCTTTTGGTCACGACGATTCCGTTTTTTGCGATGATCGCGCTGTTTCTGCTCGTCCCGTTGCTTTCCATGATCGGTGGGAGCTTTCAGGCCGAAGGGGACGGCGGTTTTACATTCAGTCACTATCGCGAGATTTTTGCCAATCCGTACTACTTGCAGGCATTTGAAAACAGCGTGCTCATCTCGCTCTTGTCTTCGCTCATCGGAATCGTCGCTGCTGTTTTCGCTACCTATGCGATTACCCGCTTCCCGCAGTCTCTGCAACAGCGAGTGCTCGTCATTACGAACCTGACCTCCAATTTTGCAGGTATCCCGCTCGCTTTTGCCTTCATTGTCCTGTTGGGCAACAGTGGCCTGTTTGTTTTGCTCGCGAAGCAACTGGGGATTGATTTCGGACAATCGTTTACGCTTTATTCGTGGAGCGGGTTGACGCTTGTTTATATTTACTTTCAACTGCCTTTGGCAGTGATGCTGCTGTATCCTCTGTACCACGCCATTCAGAAGCAGTGGATGGAAGCGGCCGAGCTGCTTGGGGCAAGCCCCTGGAATTTTTGGCTGCGGATCGGTTTCCCGGTACTGCTGCCAGGCATCGTCGGCACATTCAGCATTTTGTTTGCCAACGCGATGGGGGCCTATGCTTCGGCTTACGCGCTCACCGGGAGCAACTACAATCTCGTGCCGATTCGGATTGGCGCGCTCGTCTCCGGCGACATTTTTGCCAGACCCGAGCTTGGTAGCGCGCTTGCTGTCCTGCTCGGCCTGACGCTTGCCGCAGCCCTGCTCGTGAACGAGTGGCTGACGCGGAAGATACGGAGGGATTTGTCTTGA
- a CDS encoding alkaline phosphatase family protein, which produces MSANKLAMIVLDGLRFDTAVSHMGYMHHLVEYGFAARFQVRSELPSLSRPLYEVLLTGTPAWKNGISSNQAVRLSHQESLFHLTRKNGMSNAAAAYCWVSELYNKAPFSPFHDRIQLNTDKPIQHGMFYWEDHYPDTHLFADANFLLHGFNPDFLYVHSMNIDDDGHKHTADSARYRNRVLAADSILANVLPAWIDAGYQIIVTADHGMTADGNHGGTSSADRDVPLFVISNRVSPGIREVAIPQLQVAPFACQLLGISPSEAMQPLTVSGQSKTSP; this is translated from the coding sequence ATGTCCGCTAACAAGCTCGCCATGATTGTGCTCGACGGATTGAGATTCGACACGGCTGTCTCGCACATGGGGTACATGCATCATCTGGTCGAGTACGGCTTCGCTGCCCGCTTCCAGGTGCGCTCGGAATTGCCCAGTCTCTCCCGGCCTTTGTACGAGGTTCTTTTGACGGGAACCCCTGCGTGGAAAAACGGGATTTCCAGCAATCAGGCGGTGCGGCTTTCGCATCAGGAGAGTCTGTTCCACCTGACGCGCAAAAACGGGATGTCCAACGCTGCTGCCGCTTATTGCTGGGTGAGCGAGCTGTACAACAAGGCTCCGTTCAGCCCGTTTCACGACCGCATCCAGTTGAACACGGACAAGCCGATACAACACGGGATGTTTTACTGGGAAGATCACTATCCGGATACTCACCTGTTTGCCGACGCCAACTTTTTGTTGCATGGATTCAATCCGGATTTTCTTTACGTCCACTCCATGAACATTGACGATGACGGCCACAAGCATACGGCGGATTCCGCGCGCTATCGCAACCGCGTTCTGGCGGCAGATTCGATCCTGGCAAACGTGCTTCCCGCGTGGATCGACGCGGGCTATCAAATAATCGTAACAGCCGATCACGGAATGACAGCGGACGGAAATCACGGCGGTACGTCTAGCGCTGACCGGGACGTTCCCCTGTTTGTCATCAGCAACCGGGTATCTCCGGGGATACGCGAGGTGGCGATCCCGCAATTGCAGGTGGCTCCGTTTGCCTGCCAACTGCTCGGCATCTCCCCCTCGGAAGCGATGCAGCCATTGACGGTATCCGGGCAGAGCAAGACGTCTCCCTGA
- a CDS encoding ABC transporter substrate-binding protein → MRGNQLGWKRTVAVVTSVLLLAGCATETKSDATLDTSQLTLEQIVEKAKQEGEVNSVGMPDTWANWGETWGNLQKEYGLKHTDTDMSSAEELAKFEAEKEDATADIGDVGIAFGPLAKQKGLTLPYKTSYWNDIPDWAKDDEGHWVLGYTGTLAFLTDKTKVQNPPKSWADLKSGSYKIAIGDVMKANQAQFAVLAAAYAHGGDEKNIQPGVDFFADLAKNKRLSTSDPSLANLEKGEIEVAIVWDFNALGYRDKIDKNRFDVIIPEEASVSSGYATLINKYAKHPHAAMLAREYILSDAGQSNLARGYARPIRANAKLDESAKAKLLPEEMYKNARPVGDLNAWEETAKKLPQLWQEQVLIHVR, encoded by the coding sequence ATGAGAGGGAACCAGTTGGGCTGGAAACGAACCGTTGCTGTCGTAACATCCGTTTTACTGCTTGCCGGATGTGCCACCGAGACGAAATCAGACGCTACTCTGGATACGTCGCAATTGACCCTGGAGCAAATCGTGGAAAAAGCGAAGCAGGAGGGCGAAGTCAACTCTGTAGGGATGCCGGACACGTGGGCAAACTGGGGAGAGACATGGGGCAATCTCCAGAAGGAATACGGCTTGAAGCATACGGACACCGACATGTCGAGCGCAGAGGAATTGGCCAAGTTTGAAGCAGAAAAAGAAGACGCCACAGCAGATATCGGCGACGTGGGCATCGCATTTGGACCGTTAGCCAAACAAAAAGGGCTGACGCTGCCTTACAAAACCTCCTACTGGAACGACATTCCCGACTGGGCAAAGGACGATGAAGGGCACTGGGTGCTCGGCTATACTGGAACGCTCGCTTTTCTCACCGACAAGACCAAAGTGCAAAATCCTCCCAAGTCGTGGGCTGATCTGAAAAGCGGAAGCTACAAGATCGCGATTGGCGACGTCATGAAAGCGAATCAGGCGCAGTTTGCCGTTCTGGCCGCCGCTTATGCCCACGGGGGAGACGAGAAAAATATTCAGCCCGGCGTTGACTTTTTTGCTGACCTAGCGAAAAACAAGCGACTCAGCACGAGCGACCCGAGCCTTGCCAATCTGGAGAAGGGCGAAATCGAAGTTGCCATCGTGTGGGACTTCAACGCGCTCGGCTACCGTGACAAAATCGACAAAAACCGCTTTGACGTCATCATCCCGGAAGAAGCATCGGTCAGCAGCGGGTACGCTACGCTTATCAACAAGTACGCCAAGCATCCGCACGCCGCGATGCTGGCACGTGAATACATCCTCTCCGATGCCGGACAGTCCAATCTGGCTCGCGGCTATGCCAGACCCATTCGCGCGAATGCCAAGCTTGACGAGTCTGCCAAGGCCAAGCTGCTCCCGGAAGAAATGTACAAAAATGCGCGTCCGGTTGGCGATTTGAATGCATGGGAAGAGACAGCGAAAAAATTGCCGCAGCTATGGCAAGAGCAGGTGTTGATCCATGTCCGCTAA
- the aceA gene encoding isocitrate lyase has product MSKQTKQEAIQQIEQSWQTERFQGITRTYSAEDVYRLRGSVQIEHTLARLGAERLWNLLHTEHHIKALGALTGNQAIQQVKAGLKAIYLSGWQVAADANLSGQMYPDQSLYPANSVPHVVKRINQALQRADQIDQSEGGTDTYWFAPIVADAEAGFGGPLNVFELMKSMIEAGAAGVHFEDQLASEKKCGHMGGKVLIPTQAAVRNLISARLAADVMGVPTIIVARTDANGAFLITSDVDPQDQPFLTGERTPEGFFRLRGGLDAAIARGLAYAPYADLIWCETSEPNLEEARRFAEAIHAQYPGKLLAYNCSPSFNWKKKLDEESIARFQEELGEMGYKFQFVTLAGFHALNYGMFELARGYRDRGMAAYSELQQAEFASEVHGYTATRHQREVGTGYFDEVAQVIAGGTSSTTALTGSTEEEQFAHN; this is encoded by the coding sequence ATGAGCAAACAAACAAAGCAGGAAGCGATTCAACAGATTGAACAAAGCTGGCAAACCGAGCGTTTCCAGGGAATTACCCGGACGTATTCGGCTGAGGACGTTTACCGCCTGCGCGGGTCTGTGCAAATCGAGCATACGTTGGCTCGGTTGGGTGCGGAGCGACTGTGGAACCTGCTGCATACCGAGCATCACATCAAAGCGTTGGGGGCTTTGACCGGGAATCAGGCCATCCAGCAAGTAAAAGCGGGACTGAAGGCGATTTACTTGAGCGGCTGGCAAGTGGCGGCAGACGCGAACCTCTCCGGTCAAATGTATCCCGATCAAAGCCTCTACCCGGCAAACAGCGTTCCTCATGTCGTAAAAAGAATCAACCAGGCTCTGCAGCGTGCAGACCAGATCGACCAATCCGAAGGCGGTACAGATACGTACTGGTTTGCTCCGATTGTCGCTGACGCGGAAGCGGGCTTCGGCGGGCCACTGAACGTGTTTGAGCTGATGAAAAGCATGATCGAAGCGGGAGCTGCCGGCGTGCATTTTGAAGACCAGCTCGCTTCCGAGAAAAAATGCGGCCACATGGGCGGGAAAGTGCTGATCCCGACGCAGGCTGCTGTCCGCAACCTGATTTCCGCTCGCTTGGCTGCTGACGTCATGGGCGTTCCGACCATCATCGTAGCGCGTACAGACGCAAACGGCGCTTTCCTGATTACGAGCGACGTCGATCCGCAAGACCAGCCGTTCCTCACCGGCGAGCGCACTCCAGAAGGCTTTTTCCGCCTCCGCGGGGGGCTGGACGCGGCGATTGCCCGCGGACTCGCTTACGCTCCGTATGCAGACCTGATCTGGTGCGAAACTTCCGAGCCAAACCTGGAGGAAGCACGCCGCTTTGCAGAAGCGATCCATGCCCAATATCCAGGCAAGCTGCTTGCCTACAACTGCTCCCCGTCCTTCAACTGGAAGAAAAAGCTCGACGAGGAATCGATCGCTCGCTTCCAGGAGGAGCTGGGAGAGATGGGCTACAAGTTCCAGTTCGTAACGCTCGCAGGCTTCCACGCCCTGAACTACGGCATGTTCGAGCTGGCGCGCGGCTACCGCGATCGCGGAATGGCTGCTTACTCCGAATTGCAGCAGGCCGAATTTGCTAGCGAGGTTCACGGCTATACCGCGACTCGCCATCAGCGTGAAGTTGGCACTGGCTATTTCGATGAAGTAGCGCAAGTGATCGCTGGCGGAACTTCTTCGACCACAGCTTTGACCGGGTCGACAGAAGAAGAGCAGTTCGCTCACAACTAA
- the aceB gene encoding malate synthase A, translating to MTTIPTNPYPLEIQITGEMRSGFEDILTPEAIQFVIKLEQKFGDRRQQLLAAREERQLKIDAGQLPDFLPETAEIRNGDWTVAPLPHDLLDRRVEITGPSGDRKMVINALNSGARLFMADFEDANSPTWENTIQGQINMKDAVRRNISYTSPEGKQYTLNEKTAVLIVRPRGWHLDEKHILLDQKPISGSLLDFGLYFYHNVDALIANKTAPYFYLPKLESHLEARLWNDVFVFAQEELNIPRGTIRATVLIETILAAFEMDEILYELREHSAGLNCGRWDYIFSYIKKLRNQPDVITPDRAQVTMTVPFMRAYTTLAVKTCHKRQAPCIGGMAAQIPVKNDPVKNEEALAKVRADKEREAYDGHDGTWVAHPALVPVAMEVFNRLMREPNQIWYKREDVQVSASDLLAVPEGVITEEGVRTNISVGLQYIEAWLRGYGAVPIHNLMEDAATAEISRAQVWHWIRHRQGVLQDGRKITEGLVKQWLSEELQALKQAIGQERYENSKFQVAGELFLKLVTEDDFEDFLTVPGYRYL from the coding sequence TTGACTACGATTCCAACCAATCCATATCCGCTGGAAATTCAGATTACCGGCGAGATGCGCTCCGGCTTCGAGGATATTCTCACACCGGAAGCGATCCAGTTCGTCATCAAGCTGGAGCAAAAATTCGGCGACAGAAGGCAGCAATTGCTTGCCGCTCGCGAGGAACGCCAATTGAAAATAGATGCGGGGCAACTGCCCGACTTTTTGCCGGAAACAGCCGAGATTCGCAACGGAGATTGGACGGTAGCTCCGCTTCCGCATGATCTGCTGGATCGCCGAGTGGAGATTACCGGGCCGTCCGGCGACCGCAAAATGGTTATCAACGCACTCAATTCGGGCGCACGTCTCTTCATGGCAGACTTTGAGGACGCAAACTCGCCTACTTGGGAAAATACGATTCAAGGCCAGATCAACATGAAGGACGCTGTCCGCCGCAACATCTCATACACCAGCCCGGAAGGAAAGCAATACACCCTCAATGAGAAGACAGCGGTATTGATCGTACGGCCGCGTGGCTGGCACCTCGACGAAAAACACATCCTTCTCGATCAAAAGCCGATTTCCGGCAGCCTGCTCGACTTTGGCCTCTACTTTTACCACAACGTCGATGCCTTGATCGCGAACAAGACAGCCCCGTACTTCTACTTGCCGAAGCTGGAAAGCCACCTGGAAGCGCGCCTCTGGAACGATGTATTTGTGTTCGCTCAGGAGGAGCTGAATATTCCGCGCGGGACGATTCGGGCGACGGTTCTGATCGAAACGATTCTCGCTGCCTTTGAGATGGATGAGATTTTGTATGAGCTGCGGGAGCATAGTGCAGGCCTGAATTGCGGGCGTTGGGATTACATTTTCAGCTACATTAAAAAGCTGCGGAATCAGCCGGATGTCATCACCCCTGACCGGGCGCAAGTGACGATGACGGTTCCGTTTATGAGGGCCTACACCACTTTGGCGGTGAAAACGTGCCATAAACGCCAGGCTCCTTGCATCGGCGGGATGGCGGCCCAGATTCCGGTGAAAAACGACCCGGTCAAAAATGAAGAAGCGCTCGCCAAAGTACGCGCTGACAAGGAGCGGGAAGCTTACGACGGGCACGACGGCACGTGGGTAGCCCATCCCGCACTGGTGCCTGTGGCGATGGAAGTTTTCAACCGTTTGATGAGAGAGCCGAACCAAATCTGGTATAAACGCGAGGATGTGCAGGTGTCGGCAAGCGACCTGCTGGCTGTACCAGAGGGCGTCATCACAGAAGAAGGCGTGCGCACCAACATCAGCGTAGGCTTGCAGTACATCGAAGCGTGGCTGCGCGGGTATGGCGCAGTGCCGATCCACAATCTGATGGAGGATGCGGCGACCGCGGAAATTTCCCGGGCTCAGGTGTGGCACTGGATTCGCCATCGACAAGGGGTGCTCCAGGATGGCCGAAAGATCACCGAGGGTCTGGTCAAGCAATGGCTGAGCGAGGAATTGCAGGCATTGAAACAAGCGATTGGCCAGGAGCGTTATGAAAACAGCAAATTTCAGGTTGCCGGCGAGCTGTTCCTGAAGCTGGTGACAGAAGACGACTTCGAAGATTTTCTGACTGTACCGGGCTATCGCTATCTTTAA